The genomic DNA TGGTTGGGGCCCTCATAGCCCTGCGCCAAGTGGGGGGCCGCGTTGTTCTCCGGACCCTGCCCGAACGGCGGCTGGTGGGGTTCGTTGACGCCTGGCGGCTGCGGCAGAGTGTCCAGCTCATCCACCTGCGGCCCCGGAGGCTGCATGACCACCAACTGGTCCTGGGGAATATCTGCAGCGGCTGCAGCCAGGTTGGTGGTGGACTTTGACTTGACACACTGGAAGTCCACGTGGCGGctcttcccttcctccttctcccAGGACATGCGGATGAAGGGACGCTGGACGTAGTTGTAGATGACCTCCGGGCGACCTCCAGGACGCCGTTTCACCTTCTCTTTATAGGTCGGGTAGCCTGGAGAAAACAAACCTTGATCAGAACAACATTTAAGGAGAACTGCAGCTTCCTTGTTGGAGTTTAAGGAATAATATGACAGG from Micropterus dolomieu isolate WLL.071019.BEF.003 ecotype Adirondacks unplaced genomic scaffold, ASM2129224v1 contig_6162, whole genome shotgun sequence includes the following:
- the LOC123964908 gene encoding BTB/POZ domain-containing protein 10-like; this translates as YPTYKEKVKRRPGGRPEVIYNYVQRPFIRMSWEKEEGKSRHVDFQCVKSKSTTNLAAAAADIPQDQLVVMQPPGPQVDELDTLPQPPGVNEPHQPPFGQGPENNAAPHLAQGYEGPNQQAQDSPSQAAHNLAHSNQQHGSSHTQATYHYEPDPDTPSPSA